The following coding sequences lie in one Silvanigrella aquatica genomic window:
- a CDS encoding sulfatase-like hydrolase/transferase, which translates to MSSSAQPKNILLIIADQYRHPGNITNSTDGFDNHLKSILGFQGDITSENSYQSFFPGLIRLRKNAVVLKNHMIASSACVPSRSVLFTGQYGTRTGLTQTDGIFKSGDSFQFPWLKQDGIPTLGNWMQSAGYRTHYFGKWHISHPSVESLKEFGFDSWELSYPEPHGSLVNNLGVYRDPIFADNACQFLRREALGSSYSVSVARQEQINPLDNTPNPAETPPWFAVVSFVNPHDIATYPAVTARALPNASSDPSNNNLTQSPLGPLYVPSQGDHSVLPIGGTMSIPLNEKGFPQNNSEIVSTYNETLNDKPSCQKDYAYKMGLALSAKMGLNEAKNMALNGTITPDKITNYAVNVALRSSIPFALTENKEQVSLKFIQFYAYLHALMDTHINRLLQTLEETGQAENTIVVFLTDHGEYGASHHMMMEKWHSAYEEIIHVPAVIKLPSSIQASATSQNALREIKSLTSHIDILPTILGLAGITEEKRAEIANNLLKNRPIPPLPGIDLSTLILNNQHDGIVREKDGSKRQGVLFITDDEITSPLQPSWQSYENSKMEEFEIYNATVDAVRKGTVPGKEVTDLTSGSVRQPNHVRCVRTDDYKLVRYFDPKGLECQEWEMYHLVNDPNEAINLVQVKVSPPAPRIDLPSWANAETVQEMINSLVNLLNSLENRNL; encoded by the coding sequence ATGAGTTCTTCAGCACAACCAAAGAATATTCTATTAATTATAGCAGACCAATATCGTCATCCAGGTAATATCACCAATTCAACAGATGGTTTTGATAATCATTTAAAATCTATTCTTGGTTTTCAAGGTGATATAACTTCTGAAAATTCATATCAATCATTCTTTCCAGGATTAATACGATTGCGGAAAAACGCTGTCGTATTAAAAAATCATATGATTGCTTCAAGTGCATGTGTACCAAGTCGATCCGTACTTTTTACAGGACAATATGGAACTAGGACAGGATTAACACAAACAGATGGAATCTTTAAAAGTGGTGATTCATTTCAATTTCCCTGGTTAAAACAGGATGGAATTCCTACATTAGGTAACTGGATGCAATCCGCAGGATATAGAACTCATTATTTTGGCAAATGGCACATATCTCATCCTTCTGTAGAGTCATTAAAAGAATTTGGGTTTGATAGTTGGGAACTTTCTTATCCCGAACCTCATGGCTCTCTAGTTAACAATTTAGGTGTATATCGAGATCCTATTTTTGCAGATAATGCTTGTCAATTTTTACGCCGTGAAGCTCTCGGTTCTTCTTACAGTGTTTCCGTTGCGAGACAAGAACAAATCAATCCCTTAGATAACACGCCAAATCCAGCAGAAACCCCTCCTTGGTTTGCCGTTGTTTCCTTTGTAAATCCACACGACATTGCCACTTATCCTGCTGTCACTGCAAGAGCTCTGCCTAATGCAAGCTCTGATCCTTCAAACAATAACTTAACACAATCCCCTTTAGGGCCATTGTATGTTCCAAGTCAAGGCGATCATTCTGTTCTTCCCATTGGAGGAACAATGTCAATACCTTTGAATGAGAAAGGATTTCCTCAAAACAATTCAGAAATTGTTTCTACCTATAATGAGACATTAAATGATAAACCTTCTTGTCAAAAAGATTATGCATATAAAATGGGTTTAGCTTTAAGTGCTAAAATGGGTTTAAATGAAGCAAAAAATATGGCTCTTAATGGAACAATTACCCCAGATAAGATAACAAACTACGCAGTTAATGTTGCATTAAGAAGCTCGATACCATTTGCTCTTACAGAAAATAAGGAACAAGTTTCCTTAAAATTTATTCAATTTTATGCTTATTTGCACGCACTTATGGATACACATATTAATCGATTATTACAAACATTAGAAGAAACAGGCCAAGCAGAAAACACTATCGTCGTTTTTTTAACTGACCACGGTGAATATGGTGCTTCACATCATATGATGATGGAAAAATGGCATTCCGCTTATGAAGAAATAATTCATGTCCCCGCAGTCATAAAACTACCTTCTTCAATTCAAGCATCTGCAACTTCACAAAATGCTTTAAGAGAAATTAAATCCTTAACAAGTCATATAGATATTTTACCAACAATACTTGGATTAGCTGGAATAACAGAAGAGAAAAGAGCGGAGATAGCTAATAATTTACTAAAAAATCGCCCCATACCCCCTTTACCGGGCATTGATTTATCTACCCTTATTTTAAATAATCAACATGATGGAATCGTAAGAGAAAAAGATGGTTCAAAAAGACAAGGGGTTCTTTTCATAACTGATGATGAAATTACTTCTCCTTTACAACCCTCTTGGCAGTCATATGAAAATTCAAAAATGGAAGAGTTTGAAATTTATAATGCGACTGTTGATGCTGTTCGTAAAGGAACCGTCCCTGGAAAAGAAGTAACAGATTTAACATCAGGCTCTGTCAGACAACCAAACCATGTACGCTGTGTAAGGACTGATGATTATAAATTAGTAAGATACTTTGATCCTAAGGGCTTAGAATGCCAGGAATGGGAAATGTATCATTTAGTAAACGATCCCAATGAAGCTATTAATTTAGTACAAGTTAAAGTTTCTCCACCTGCTCCAAGAATAGATCTTCCTTCTTGGGCAAATGCAGAAACCGTTCAAGAAATGATTAATAGTCTTGTTAACTTACTAAATTCACTTGAAAATAGGAATTTATAA